In Aquimarina sp. TRL1, a single window of DNA contains:
- a CDS encoding cytochrome P450: MLLDLRTITLSDLPSPKGHFIIGHYPQFKSSTKHQFLEDAVLTCGPLFTINLVGKRFVASAIPELNHRILKLRPQQFRRLPKIDSVLQEMGIKGVFNAEGEDWKRHRRLTAESLSTKKVKAYYPTVLQKCETLLHKFKTYATAGKQIDIQREFMLFTIDVTTAIAFGYELDAINEKDAIFQQHLEQIFAMVNERTVAPIPIWRFYKRKKDKQLQQSLHAIEKTIYSFIKHAKATLANHPERHQQPTNFLEALLAENNEGDFSDTEVYGNIFTMLLAGEDSTSSSLSWIIYYLSQHPEMIKKVRKEAFDCYPKTATPVSYEQHQQLSYANSVVQEAIRLHPTTTQQIVQANEDCTVLGLHIPKDTRLILLNRYPQRQDEYFDKATQFIPERWGADQCPMHRKHHPDIVKGFGGGPRFCPGMHLAMAEMTTMISMLCKHFDFSLSISPEAVTEKHSFIVYPENLYVHFTAVSSF, translated from the coding sequence ATGCTTTTAGACCTTCGTACTATTACCCTTTCTGATTTACCTTCTCCCAAGGGACATTTTATAATAGGGCATTATCCACAATTCAAATCCTCTACAAAACATCAGTTTTTAGAAGATGCGGTCCTTACATGTGGTCCATTATTTACGATTAACCTGGTTGGAAAAAGATTTGTAGCATCTGCAATCCCTGAGCTCAATCACCGCATTCTCAAATTGCGTCCCCAGCAATTCAGACGATTACCAAAAATAGATAGTGTACTCCAGGAAATGGGCATTAAGGGAGTATTCAATGCCGAAGGCGAAGACTGGAAACGTCATCGAAGATTAACCGCTGAGTCATTAAGTACTAAAAAAGTAAAAGCGTATTATCCTACTGTACTTCAAAAATGTGAAACCCTTCTTCATAAATTCAAAACATATGCTACCGCAGGCAAACAGATTGATATCCAAAGAGAGTTTATGCTATTTACTATTGATGTGACAACAGCTATTGCTTTTGGATATGAGCTTGATGCTATCAATGAGAAAGATGCTATATTCCAACAACATCTCGAACAGATATTTGCGATGGTTAATGAACGTACAGTGGCACCTATCCCAATCTGGCGTTTTTACAAACGAAAAAAAGACAAGCAGCTACAACAATCATTGCATGCCATTGAAAAAACCATTTATTCATTTATAAAGCATGCTAAAGCTACCTTAGCCAATCACCCTGAACGACATCAACAACCTACTAATTTCCTGGAGGCTCTCTTAGCGGAAAACAACGAAGGAGATTTCAGTGATACTGAAGTATATGGTAACATTTTTACCATGTTGCTCGCCGGAGAGGATTCTACCTCCAGTTCTTTATCCTGGATTATTTATTATCTGTCTCAGCATCCGGAAATGATCAAAAAAGTCCGCAAAGAAGCTTTTGATTGCTATCCGAAAACCGCCACCCCTGTTTCTTATGAACAACATCAGCAATTATCATATGCCAATTCAGTTGTACAAGAAGCAATCCGCTTGCATCCTACGACTACACAACAAATTGTACAAGCGAATGAAGACTGTACTGTTCTGGGACTTCATATCCCGAAAGATACCCGGTTGATTTTATTAAATCGATATCCGCAGCGACAAGATGAATATTTTGACAAGGCAACTCAATTTATTCCAGAACGTTGGGGAGCGGATCAATGCCCTATGCATCGCAAACACCATCCTGATATTGTCAAGGGGTTTGGGGGAGGTCCTCGTTTTTGCCCGGGAATGCATCTGGCAATGGCAGAAATGACCACTATGATTTCCATGCTTTGCAAACATTTTGACTTTTCCCTATCCATATCTCCTGAAGCCGTTACCGAAAAGCATTCCTTTATTGTATACCCTGAAAATTTATACGTGCACTTTACTGCGGTATCTTCTTTCTAA